Proteins encoded in a region of the Gammaproteobacteria bacterium genome:
- a CDS encoding metallophosphoesterase → MRRVTWLHISDFHLRDSHAWAQDVVLSSMCKDIERCRREFGTIDFVLVTGDIAFAGKPHEYDIAAAFFEEIVKVTGVPRERIFCIPGNHDVDRDRQRMCFLGARQTLQSQNAIDSFLAAPEELKTLLQRQESYREFQESFFAEQQKKWTDDMLGYVSLINVENLSIAIAGINTAWLSEGGASDHGKLLAGERQVINALRIAVESDAHFVIAMGHHPFHLLNDFDRRSVQWRIEESCHFYHCGHLHDPETRNTVNSGGHCLSVATGAAFESRHSHNAFCVVSLDVMQAQQSITTFQYKPSDGAFSYEKNSLLPFTINATELCKVADLGSAIVNFSNELSPVAYYLAALLTEVQSEMPIEVGNAHVFGSFDLLSNQSENQLKTASIAFMAVRNPMRLFAGRMPLAEFLTCYGEAVLRYGLILKELGDAHPELREKLAERESDAQILSGVEPCQPFSHTLKLLRELAADHDWDALRSQAERHLDSPVTTIAMEARRMLALSLSQSPDNVEKTRAVEIYNRLVEGEAANAADYAHLASLLIDKIDYEAAKVALFDGIKKFPENERAYLQIGQAIVEATGDRKLRDELISLGRGRREK, encoded by the coding sequence ATGCGTCGTGTCACCTGGCTGCACATTTCAGACTTTCATTTGCGGGACAGCCATGCTTGGGCGCAGGACGTTGTACTTTCGTCAATGTGCAAGGATATCGAACGCTGTCGTCGAGAATTCGGTACGATCGATTTTGTACTTGTAACAGGTGATATTGCCTTCGCCGGAAAGCCTCACGAGTACGATATAGCAGCTGCTTTCTTTGAAGAGATTGTAAAGGTAACTGGCGTCCCTCGCGAACGAATTTTCTGCATACCTGGCAACCATGATGTAGACCGCGATCGACAACGAATGTGCTTCTTAGGTGCACGTCAGACACTTCAGAGCCAGAATGCCATAGATTCCTTTCTTGCAGCTCCAGAAGAATTAAAAACGCTACTCCAACGGCAAGAATCGTATCGAGAGTTTCAGGAGAGTTTCTTTGCTGAGCAGCAGAAAAAATGGACAGACGACATGCTGGGGTACGTTTCACTGATTAATGTCGAAAATCTATCCATTGCAATAGCAGGAATCAATACCGCATGGCTCTCTGAAGGCGGAGCATCAGATCATGGAAAACTGTTGGCCGGTGAAAGGCAGGTAATCAATGCACTTAGAATTGCTGTGGAGTCTGATGCTCACTTTGTTATCGCTATGGGGCATCACCCTTTCCATCTGCTCAACGATTTTGATCGTCGATCTGTTCAATGGCGTATTGAAGAATCTTGCCACTTCTACCACTGTGGACACTTACATGATCCTGAAACGAGAAATACTGTGAATTCAGGAGGACATTGCCTCTCAGTTGCTACTGGTGCAGCGTTTGAGTCGAGGCATTCACACAATGCCTTTTGTGTGGTGAGCCTGGATGTCATGCAGGCACAGCAATCTATTACGACATTTCAGTACAAGCCATCTGACGGTGCTTTTTCCTACGAGAAAAATAGTCTTCTGCCTTTTACGATCAATGCCACTGAGCTTTGCAAGGTCGCTGATCTTGGCAGTGCGATAGTAAATTTCAGTAACGAGTTATCGCCAGTTGCGTACTACCTGGCTGCGCTATTGACTGAAGTGCAATCTGAGATGCCTATTGAAGTAGGTAATGCGCATGTCTTCGGATCGTTCGATCTTTTGAGTAATCAATCGGAAAATCAACTCAAAACTGCGTCTATAGCATTTATGGCAGTGAGAAATCCAATGAGGTTGTTTGCAGGTCGAATGCCTCTAGCAGAATTCCTGACGTGCTACGGTGAGGCGGTGTTGCGGTACGGATTAATTTTGAAGGAACTGGGTGACGCACATCCGGAATTACGTGAAAAGTTAGCAGAAAGAGAATCTGATGCACAGATACTTTCCGGAGTCGAACCCTGCCAGCCATTTTCTCATACGTTGAAACTGTTGCGAGAACTGGCCGCAGATCACGATTGGGATGCCTTACGCTCACAGGCTGAGCGACATCTTGATTCGCCAGTGACGACTATTGCGATGGAGGCGCGCAGGATGCTGGCGCTGTCGCTTAGCCAATCCCCTGACAACGTAGAAAAAACGCGGGCGGTGGAGATATATAACCGGTTGGTAGAAGGAGAAGCAGCGAACGCTGCTGACTACGCACACCTTGCTTCATTGCTGATCGACAAAATCGACTACGAAGCGGCAAAGGTTGCCCTTTTCGATGGGATAAAAAAGTTTCCTGAAAATGAAAGGGCGTATCTTCAGATTGGTCAGGCAATTGTTGAAGCCACCGGTGATCGTAAATTGAGGGATGAATTGATTTCTCTGGGCAGAGGGAGGAGGGAAAAGTGA
- a CDS encoding 3'-5' exonuclease has protein sequence MYNELLWIFTQLPDDYIVLDTETTGLPDENGLPDIVTLGITVVRNREIAETIEFKTQPQKRISEEAQSIHGITNEQAAAFESFDSQWQRIAGYLKDQLIVIHNASFDWPILLDHVERYALVMPQIQGVFCSQKAAIPWAQAMNLPCSNRGPSLDILTKVLGVNDSRAESGGHHGAMVDSLQTAKVVGMIRKQRVHK, from the coding sequence ATGTACAACGAACTGCTGTGGATATTCACACAACTCCCTGACGATTATATCGTCCTCGATACAGAGACCACGGGACTGCCGGACGAAAACGGCTTGCCTGATATTGTCACGCTCGGCATCACCGTGGTTAGGAATAGAGAGATCGCGGAAACCATCGAGTTCAAGACACAACCGCAAAAACGAATTTCAGAAGAAGCGCAGTCGATACACGGCATTACCAACGAACAGGCCGCCGCGTTCGAGTCCTTCGATTCGCAGTGGCAACGGATTGCTGGCTACCTGAAGGATCAGCTCATTGTCATTCACAACGCCAGTTTCGACTGGCCGATTCTCCTTGATCACGTTGAGCGATACGCATTGGTAATGCCACAGATTCAAGGGGTGTTCTGCAGTCAGAAAGCGGCCATCCCATGGGCGCAGGCAATGAATTTGCCATGCAGCAACCGGGGTCCATCATTGGATATTTTAACTAAAGTGCTTGGAGTAAATGATTCTAGGGCCGAGTCTGGTGGACATCATGGAGCGATGGTTGACAGCCTGCAAACGGCCAAAGTGGTTGGCATGATTAGAAAACAGAGAGTGCATAAATGA